One Skermanella sp. TT6 genomic window, GGCATCGGGTCGGGCGCCGCGACGGTCTGGACCTGCGACCTGACCCACGGCTACATCGACATCAACGGCAGCTACCGGAGCTGAGCCGAAGGTGACGCTTCTTCCGGGTGGATCCCCATGAACTGCTTCGACCCCGACTCGACTCCGGAGCCCGGCAAGCCGGTGCTTCTGGTGGTCGCGGTGGCCCTGGTCGATCCGGACGGCCGCGTCCTCCTGGCCCAGCGGCCGGAGGGCAAGTCGCTCGCCGGCCTGTGGGAGTTCCCCGGGGGCAAGGTCCATGAGGGGGAGAGCCCGGAATACGCGCTGGTCCGCGAATTGCGGGAAGAGCTGGGGATCGAGACGGCGGGAAGCTGCCTCGCCCCCTTCACCTTCGCCTCGCACCGCTACGAGAGCTTCCACCTGCTGATGCCGCTCTATGTCTGCCGCGTCTGGCAGGGCACGGTCGCCCCGCTGGAAGGCCAGTCCCTGGCCTGGGTGCGGCCCAACGACATGGGCAAATACCCCATGCCCCCGGCCGACAAGCCCCTGGTCGCGATGCTGCGGGACCTGCTGTAGGATACGGCGTTTCATCCGCACAAGGTGCTCTTGGTTTGTAGGAGATCACGATGGGCATCAACGCGCGATACAGCGATGCCAGGACCGAGCTGACCGAGCGTGTGACCTTCAGCCGGGAGGAGGCGGAGCGCGCCTTGAGGAACAGGATCCGCGAAGGCGACCTGTCGGTCATCGATTATCTGACGAAGCACAAGGGCTACCGGGAAGAGCACGCGCAGGCTCTCGAACCGAAGTTCCGCGCCGCGATCTGCGGGGCCGAAGCGCCATAATCCCTGTATGGGAGAAGGGCGTCCGGGCGGCATAGCCCATCGACCCGCCGGGTCCGATCGGCTAAGTTCCCGCCTCCCGTGTCCACAGAAGCGCCCGATCCCATCATGACCGCCAAAGTCGGCAACCCTCTCTTCCGCGACATGCCCACCACCGTGTTCGAGGTGATGTCGCAACTGGCCCTCAAGCATCGGGCTATCAATCTGGGGCAGGGGTTTCCCGACGACCGCGGCCCGGCCGACGTGCTCCGGGCGGCGGCCGACGCGCTGCTGGACGGCTACAACCAGTACCCCTCCATGATGGGAACGCCGGAGCTTCGCCAGGCCGTCGCCGCCCACGCCCGCCGGTTCTACGGGCTGGAGGTGGACTGGGCGCGCGAGGTCCTGGTGACCTCCGGCGCCACCGAGGCGCTGGGCGCCTGCCTGCTGGGGCTGATCGAGCCGGGCGACGAGGTCGTCCTGTTCGAGCCGATGTACGACAGCTACCTGCCCATCGTCCGGCTGGCCGGCGGCATTCCCCGCATCGTGACGCTCAAGGCGCCGGACTGGAGCTTCACCCGCGAGGACCTGGAGCGGGTGTTCGGCCCGAAGACCAAGGCGCTGGTGCTCAACAACCCGCTGAACCCCGTCGGCAAGGTCTATTCCCGCGCCGAGCTGGAGCTGATCGGCGAGTTCATGCGGCGCTTCGACGCCTACGCGGTCTGCGACGAGGTGTACGAGCACCTGGTCTTCGACGGCGCCCGCCACATCCCGCTGATCACGATCCCGGGGCTGCGCGACCGCTGCCTGCGGGTCGGCTCCGCCGGCAAGACCTTCTCGCTGACCGGGTGGAAGATCGGCTACGTGACGGGGGTGCCGGAGCTGCTCCAGCCCGTCGCCAAGGCCCACCAGTTCATGACCTTCACGACCGCGCCCAACCTCCAGGCCGGGGTCGCCTATGGCTTGGCCAAGGAGGAGGCTTATTTCACCGGACTCGCCGCGTCGATGCAGGCCAAGCGCGACCGGCTGGCCGCCGGCCTGCGCGAGGCCGGGCTGTCGGTGCTGCACAGCGGCGGCACCTATTTCCTGATCGCCGACATCTCCTCCACCGGATTCGACGGCGACGACGTGGCCTTCTGCCTGAAGCTGACGGAAGAGGCCGGCGTCACCGCGATCCCGGTCAGCGCCTTCTTCGCCGAAAGCCCGGTGCGCAATTTCATCCGGTTCTGCTTCTGCAAGCAGGATGCGCTGCTCGACGAGG contains:
- a CDS encoding (deoxy)nucleoside triphosphate pyrophosphohydrolase, with amino-acid sequence MNCFDPDSTPEPGKPVLLVVAVALVDPDGRVLLAQRPEGKSLAGLWEFPGGKVHEGESPEYALVRELREELGIETAGSCLAPFTFASHRYESFHLLMPLYVCRVWQGTVAPLEGQSLAWVRPNDMGKYPMPPADKPLVAMLRDLL
- a CDS encoding aminotransferase, with translation MTAKVGNPLFRDMPTTVFEVMSQLALKHRAINLGQGFPDDRGPADVLRAAADALLDGYNQYPSMMGTPELRQAVAAHARRFYGLEVDWAREVLVTSGATEALGACLLGLIEPGDEVVLFEPMYDSYLPIVRLAGGIPRIVTLKAPDWSFTREDLERVFGPKTKALVLNNPLNPVGKVYSRAELELIGEFMRRFDAYAVCDEVYEHLVFDGARHIPLITIPGLRDRCLRVGSAGKTFSLTGWKIGYVTGVPELLQPVAKAHQFMTFTTAPNLQAGVAYGLAKEEAYFTGLAASMQAKRDRLAAGLREAGLSVLHSGGTYFLIADISSTGFDGDDVAFCLKLTEEAGVTAIPVSAFFAESPVRNFIRFCFCKQDALLDEAVARLKRYF